In Miscanthus floridulus cultivar M001 chromosome 8, ASM1932011v1, whole genome shotgun sequence, the sequence CAGGTGCCCGGTGCGGACAGCCTTATCATGTGTGTGGAGTCAGCCAGACACCGTCCATCCAGGTCCAAACGATTTGCCCCGCACTCGTACGCAAAACGCGGCTAGCTGGGACGCcacagggcagggcagggcaggcaGCGGTGCGGCGCTGGTGCGTCACGCATCGTGTGCCGCCCAGGACCAGCAACATCACATGGTCGCAAGTTATCATTGCACACCGTATCGCTTTGCCGCCTGCAACTCTTTATCTCATCACGAAGGGAAAATGTATCACAGCGAAACGGTAACGCTACCACAACTCCTTCGCGTGCCGGCGTGCGGCAACCACGACAGAGCACTGACGCTGAAACTAACAGGCAACGCGCTGTGGCTCTCTGATCTGAATCCTCATGCACCCTCTCGGTTTTTGGTAGTGAGTAGTGACCCGTGACTGTCTACATCTCCCAGGACGTCCCTCCGCCATCATCAGACGTGACAGCTAAGGTAATCTTACAACCGACGAGAGGCAGGTCAGGTCAGTTCACTCGTACGGGTTCCTGAAGTTCTTGAGGAGCTCCGGGATGTCGTGAGCGAGCATGTCGTCCACCGCCTGAACCATCTTGGGCTTCAGCTTCTCGAACTTGTCGATGCTGTATCCACCCAGCACCTGTTTGAAGTGCTCGACGTCGGGGAAGTCTCCGGCGGGGAGATGGTATTCCCTCTGCACCTGTTCCACCGGATCACGAGTATCAGTCACGTAGAGGGATGTTGGGCAAAAGAAAGAGGAAAAATGACAGTAACTTTGGATTTAGATGCCAGCAAATTAAGGTTAGTCGTAAATCTTCTGTTGAAATTAGACCCAGACATAAACATTCGGGCAATCAAGTTCTCTGTAATTACCTTTGTGAACTCCTCCTCTAAGTTGTCTATGAGTCGTTGTTGAGCCTTAGCTTTTCCCATCATTGCAGGCATCTCCTTCTTCAGATGGCCAATTATGTAAGCATGGATCTTGGCAGCTCGAGCACGCTTAACAAACTCATTGACCTGGAAGAAATGGTGCTGTTCATTTCCAAATTCCAGTACAGAAAGGAGGAGTTCTGACAAATGACTCAACAACATTTCAACTTACCCGTCGATCACAGGCCTTCTTAGGAATGTCTTTCAGGTCACAGAGGAGGTCATCTTGCTCCCTctcaaacaagtcttttccaattgGTCCAACAGCTGAATCATTCACTGGCTTATCGTTAAAGGACCTGTAAatattagcggcaaagtgtcaaTCCAGTTAAtgaaaaaatagaaagaaaaaaaccATTTAGTTTATACTTTATTGAACAACTGCTAACAGTTGTGAAGACTCAGCTACAACCCAATACAAAATTGAACCACCATCAATATGCATTTTTTTAACTTATTGTACAAGACTTGTAAGTTGTAACACCTCCATTGCTTAAAAGTTATAGAGGAGTAAGGTAACAAATAACAGGCATAAGAAATTACCCGATATACACACGCACAACCTCAGGAGTATTTAGCACTTTCCCAAGAGACCACATCAATGCACCGTACACTCTCATAAGCTGTAGCATAGAAGGGAGAAGTTATTCATCATACTAGACATTTTTTAACAAACAAAATAAAGCATACGCATAACAGGACATACAAATTGATTGCAAGAAAAAACTGTACCTGCTGTGTGTCAACTTGGTCGGCCTTGTTCAACACTACGCGTATTTTGTCATCATGCCCACGTAAGGATGAAATGACACGTTTGAACTCATCACTTATATCAAGCTTGTGAGGGTCAAACAGAAGAAGAATAAGGTCACACTTAGCAGCAAACCATGAGGTTACACCAGTGAAATCATAGCTACGTTGGGTCCGTTGCTTTTCTCCAGAGAGAACACCAGGAGTGTCCACAAAGGTGATATGCTCTAGCAGCTTCAAGAAACAAAGGAGGATTCAGTTTCTAAATGAATGCACTCTACATGTACCTGTATCAAACTAAAGCTTACCGGATGTGGCATCTGAGAGCATTCAAACTTTGACAGAAATGCTCCCCCAAATGTTGTAAGACCAGTGAATGGCATGTCGGCTTGAACAGCAATAGTATTGCCAGGAATGGTCCTTCCATCAGATCCTGACTGAAGTGAAAACAAAATTAATTTGAGGGACAATTAGAAAAAAAGTAATGTATACACTGACAGGGCCAGCCAGCAGGTAATGCAAACTGATAAGATTTGTAAAAGGTCAGCAACAAAGTTTCGTTTTGAATTGAACAACTTAAATGAATGAAGAAATATCCCATGGGCATGCAGTATGGTTTAAAGGAAGCGTTAAAGGGTTAAAAAAATAACACAACAATGATTCTATTTTTTCAATATTAAAGTTTTATTTTCAGCAATCAACAGTTCATGATAATGGCTAGCCATATTGCATAGGGACAATAGAAGTTGTTGCAATGATATAATAATAGCAAAGACGAACTACATTGGTTTAGCCAATATAAGGAAAACATTCTCAGTACACATGCTACAGTGTTGACCATCAGTCAGACCCCATATCCATTTTGTATGCAAATACAATATTCATGCCAACAGTTACCATGACAACTACGAATCTATCAGTGGTTGGCTCTGGTCCGACATGAGCTCCTGAAATCGAAACggataaaaaaaaagtcaaattttAATGCAATCAGAGGCAATTGAAAACAAAATGGCCAGTAAGGCTGATACTCAAATCTGTTTGATAAGATGAAGCATCAAACCTGGGTAGCTTGTCTTCAGCAGATGCTTAATGAACGTTGTTTTCCCTGTTG encodes:
- the LOC136475760 gene encoding EH domain-containing protein 1-like, which codes for MEIARAAAGVVCSKEHQRIYAEWFALADPDGDGRVTGADATSFFGMSALSRADLKQVWAIADSKRQGYLGFAEFVTAMQLVSLAQAGNEITQDSLKREDLSTMDPPVMEGVDELLARSKAVVKRVHPDDNGTTQVQAPSIYHWFGSKAAQKVQMPLTAVTSVIDGLKRLYVEKLKPLEVAYRYNDFASPLLTNSDFDAKPMVMLLGQYSTGKTTFIKHLLKTSYPGAHVGPEPTTDRFVVVMSGSDGRTIPGNTIAVQADMPFTGLTTFGGAFLSKFECSQMPHPLLEHITFVDTPGVLSGEKQRTQRSYDFTGVTSWFAAKCDLILLLFDPHKLDISDEFKRVISSLRGHDDKIRVVLNKADQVDTQQLMRVYGALMWSLGKVLNTPEVVRVYIGSFNDKPVNDSAVGPIGKDLFEREQDDLLCDLKDIPKKACDRRVNEFVKRARAAKIHAYIIGHLKKEMPAMMGKAKAQQRLIDNLEEEFTKVQREYHLPAGDFPDVEHFKQVLGGYSIDKFEKLKPKMVQAVDDMLAHDIPELLKNFRNPYE